Proteins encoded by one window of Mucilaginibacter inviolabilis:
- a CDS encoding DoxX family protein, whose product MNNTAKTPQLFLRLALGIGFILPVLDRLGALGAAGEHGNAWGNWDNFVTYTNTLLPFLGKPAAGVMALLATIAETLFGILLIIGYKTKLTALGSFALTLIFALCMAIFVGPRIPFNYSVFADSAAALLLSTIPVYYWSVDRYLKK is encoded by the coding sequence ATGAATAACACAGCTAAAACACCACAACTATTTTTGCGCCTGGCACTTGGCATAGGCTTTATATTGCCGGTACTTGATAGGCTCGGCGCGCTTGGTGCAGCCGGCGAACACGGTAACGCCTGGGGTAATTGGGACAATTTTGTAACTTATACCAATACCCTGCTCCCGTTTTTGGGTAAACCGGCTGCTGGTGTTATGGCCCTGCTGGCTACCATTGCCGAAACCTTATTTGGTATTTTACTGATCATCGGATACAAAACCAAACTCACCGCATTAGGCAGTTTCGCGCTTACTTTGATTTTTGCCTTATGTATGGCCATTTTTGTTGGCCCGAGAATACCTTTCAACTATTCGGTATTTGCCGATAGCGCCGCGGCACTTTTATTGTCAACTATCCCGGTTTATTACTGGAGCGTGGATCGATATCTGAAAAAGTGA
- a CDS encoding carboxypeptidase-like regulatory domain-containing protein: protein MTINQKLITRGLALFIPAVFCSKLYAQNNLMKEISIGEIKQQRMGSVLDKIASKGNFYFAYNNKTIPADSMVSVAGYHGTLFSLLDKLLGDSYEFKEVPGYIVLRHAPGKLYITAEVDKELGIVKGYVNDVTGQKAIPQASVYEKNQLVSTLTNDKGYFELRLKNPTGALSLSVSKENYRDTALYILPVVNVDSKNNNNKNYKYYPDEGSGNGVEHSRFARFFISSKQLVQGMNLGNFFATSPYQVSLVPGLSTHGMYNSQIIDKVSYNLLGGYTAGINGVEAAGIFNINRKDVIGFQMAGIFNVVGGSLSGFEIAGIYNNVLNNSSGMQVAGIGNRTNKFKGVQVAGIANRDQEAQGFQMAGLSNHVKNFTGGVQVAGLYNTGQQSSGLQFAGLFNWSAVQTGSQMAGLFNVAKKVKGVQFSFLFNVADSSDYPIGIINFIKNGEKSLAISTDENLFTHLDFRSGGRVMYGLIGVGYSLRNAPAKYIFDLGFGAHIINHQKFSLNGEYTVELITDTKKKFYETQSLKLLPGYKLSKLLRLFAGPTFDATSANVNDEAQIHGWQLNKHISGNNISTLSIGVTGGLQFVW from the coding sequence ATGACCATCAACCAAAAACTAATCACCCGTGGCCTCGCGCTTTTTATACCCGCAGTTTTTTGCTCTAAACTTTATGCTCAGAATAACCTGATGAAAGAGATCTCCATCGGTGAGATCAAACAACAACGCATGGGCAGTGTGCTGGATAAAATTGCCAGTAAAGGCAACTTTTATTTTGCCTATAATAACAAAACCATCCCGGCCGATAGTATGGTATCTGTTGCGGGATACCACGGAACACTTTTTAGTTTGTTAGATAAATTACTGGGTGATAGCTACGAATTTAAAGAAGTGCCCGGATACATTGTATTAAGGCATGCACCCGGCAAATTGTACATTACTGCCGAGGTTGATAAAGAATTAGGCATAGTTAAAGGTTATGTAAATGATGTTACAGGACAAAAAGCTATACCGCAGGCCAGCGTTTATGAAAAGAACCAGCTGGTATCAACCCTAACCAATGACAAGGGCTATTTTGAACTCCGGCTTAAAAACCCAACTGGCGCGCTCTCTTTAAGCGTAAGCAAGGAGAATTATCGCGATACCGCCCTTTATATATTACCGGTAGTAAACGTGGACTCCAAGAATAATAACAACAAGAATTATAAATATTATCCCGACGAAGGCTCAGGGAACGGTGTGGAACACAGCAGGTTTGCGCGCTTCTTTATCAGTTCCAAACAACTGGTACAGGGTATGAACCTGGGCAACTTTTTTGCCACAAGCCCCTATCAGGTTTCGCTGGTACCTGGCTTAAGTACGCATGGTATGTATAACAGCCAGATCATTGACAAAGTTTCCTATAACCTCCTGGGCGGCTATACTGCAGGTATTAACGGCGTTGAAGCAGCCGGTATATTTAATATCAACCGCAAAGATGTAATCGGTTTTCAGATGGCCGGGATATTTAACGTAGTAGGTGGCAGCCTGAGCGGTTTTGAGATAGCCGGGATTTACAACAATGTGCTCAATAATTCAAGCGGCATGCAGGTGGCCGGTATAGGTAACAGGACCAATAAATTTAAAGGTGTGCAGGTGGCTGGTATAGCCAACCGCGATCAGGAGGCACAGGGCTTTCAAATGGCAGGGCTTTCTAATCACGTAAAGAATTTTACTGGCGGCGTACAGGTAGCTGGTTTGTACAATACCGGTCAGCAATCCAGCGGTTTGCAGTTTGCCGGTCTTTTCAATTGGTCGGCTGTGCAAACCGGCTCACAAATGGCAGGTCTTTTCAACGTAGCCAAAAAGGTAAAGGGGGTTCAGTTTAGCTTTTTATTTAACGTAGCTGATAGCAGCGACTACCCTATCGGCATCATCAACTTTATTAAAAACGGCGAGAAAAGTTTAGCCATTAGCACGGATGAAAACCTGTTTACTCATCTCGATTTCCGCTCAGGCGGCAGGGTCATGTACGGCTTGATAGGCGTCGGTTATAGCCTGCGCAATGCACCCGCCAAATACATATTTGATCTGGGTTTCGGCGCTCACATCATTAACCATCAAAAATTCTCTTTAAATGGTGAGTATACGGTAGAACTTATTACCGATACCAAAAAGAAATTCTATGAAACCCAATCTCTTAAATTATTACCAGGCTATAAGCTTAGTAAGCTGCTGCGCTTATTTGCAGGCCCAACATTTGATGCCACCAGCGCCAATGTAAATGACGAGGCCCAAATACATGGCTGGCAACTGAATAAACATATCAGCGGTAATAACATCTCTACTTTAAGTATTGGCGTAACTGGCGGCTTACAGTTTGTCTGGTAA
- a CDS encoding DUF488 domain-containing protein, producing MTLNIKRIYNPADKADGLRILVDRLWPRGVTKERAQVDRWMKDIAPSTELRKQFHANPQNWAEFQHNYITELQQSKGAVNELIELIKTHETVTLLYSVHDEQQNHAVLLREFLLAFL from the coding sequence TTGACTCTCAACATAAAACGCATATATAACCCGGCCGACAAAGCAGATGGCTTGCGCATACTGGTCGACCGGTTATGGCCCCGCGGTGTAACTAAAGAACGGGCTCAGGTTGACCGTTGGATGAAAGATATAGCCCCATCAACAGAACTGCGTAAACAGTTTCATGCCAATCCGCAAAATTGGGCCGAATTTCAGCATAACTATATCACCGAACTGCAACAATCAAAAGGAGCAGTTAACGAATTGATCGAACTGATAAAAACACATGAAACGGTCACACTACTCTATTCTGTTCATGACGAACAGCAAAATCATGCGGTGTTGTTGCGGGAGTTTTTGCTGGCATTCTTATAA
- a CDS encoding chloride channel protein, whose translation MEPLKKETGKTGIPISPALNYMENPSNSGNGIIQKKRLLFISCLSVTVAIAISLIAKVLIYLINLVTNISFYGSFSLGFHSPAGNHLGPWVIVIPAIGGVLVGIMAFYGSKAIRGHGIPEAMEQILVNESNINPAITFLKPVSSAIAIGTGGPFGAEGPIIATGGALGSTLGQLFRITANERKIILASGATAGMSAIFGTPIAAVFLAIELLLFEFSPKAILPVALACITGAAGHHLLFESGPVFPMPDLPTPSNLALGIYSFMGIIIGFLSLGITKIVYVIEDNFEKLPIHWIWWPAIGGLAVGVIGFFAPHTLGVGYDNITGLLSGKWPLIIICNLLFLKFLSWAIALGSGTSGGTLAPLLTMGGAAGALTGTLILLVFPNSGISIPMAALIGMSAMFAGASRAYLTSITFALEATMQSHALLPLLGACTAAYMVSFFLMENTIMTEKIARRGIFTPDSFEPDLLQKMVVSQVISNEATVINLNNSIADLRAWASTHNIHDNYLIVVNNDGEFNGTLKLTDIYSTNLDPTSPLQGMLKKESWASVKSTDTLRYAMEMMSKTDVEVLPVLSATDNRVTGILSYRDIISAFKMETDKTQQPYVKISLKRQRMKMLVKGRKTSSSSPSR comes from the coding sequence ATGGAACCATTAAAAAAAGAAACAGGTAAAACCGGGATACCCATATCACCCGCGTTAAATTATATGGAGAACCCATCCAATTCTGGAAACGGTATCATCCAAAAAAAGCGACTCCTGTTTATTTCCTGTTTATCGGTAACGGTGGCTATCGCTATCAGTCTTATCGCCAAGGTTTTGATCTATTTGATAAACCTGGTTACCAATATTTCTTTTTATGGTTCGTTTAGCTTGGGTTTTCATTCGCCGGCTGGTAACCATTTGGGGCCATGGGTTATTGTTATCCCGGCCATTGGTGGAGTATTGGTAGGTATTATGGCTTTTTATGGCTCAAAAGCTATCCGGGGGCATGGTATCCCGGAGGCTATGGAGCAGATCCTGGTGAACGAAAGTAATATTAACCCGGCTATTACTTTTTTAAAGCCGGTGTCGTCGGCTATTGCCATTGGTACCGGCGGACCGTTTGGTGCCGAGGGACCTATAATAGCAACGGGAGGTGCTTTAGGATCGACGCTGGGACAGTTATTCCGGATAACCGCTAACGAGCGGAAGATCATCCTGGCTTCGGGGGCCACGGCTGGCATGTCGGCCATATTTGGTACGCCTATAGCGGCGGTGTTTTTGGCTATTGAGTTGTTGTTGTTTGAGTTTTCGCCGAAAGCTATCCTGCCTGTAGCTTTAGCCTGTATCACCGGCGCGGCGGGGCATCATCTGCTGTTCGAGTCGGGCCCGGTATTCCCAATGCCAGATTTGCCAACGCCATCAAATCTGGCCTTGGGCATTTACAGCTTTATGGGCATCATCATTGGCTTCTTGTCATTAGGTATTACCAAAATTGTATACGTTATTGAGGACAATTTTGAGAAACTGCCTATCCACTGGATCTGGTGGCCTGCTATAGGAGGCCTTGCAGTGGGTGTTATCGGTTTCTTCGCGCCGCATACACTGGGGGTAGGGTATGATAATATTACCGGTTTACTATCGGGCAAATGGCCGCTGATCATTATCTGCAACCTGTTGTTCCTGAAATTTTTGTCCTGGGCAATTGCGTTGGGCAGCGGCACCTCCGGTGGTACTCTGGCACCATTACTCACAATGGGTGGTGCTGCCGGGGCGTTAACAGGCACACTTATTTTACTGGTGTTCCCCAACTCGGGTATCAGCATCCCGATGGCTGCGCTGATCGGTATGTCGGCGATGTTCGCAGGAGCTTCGCGGGCGTATTTAACCAGTATTACCTTCGCGCTGGAAGCTACTATGCAGTCGCACGCGTTGCTGCCTTTGCTGGGTGCTTGTACGGCTGCTTACATGGTTTCGTTTTTCCTGATGGAGAACACCATCATGACAGAAAAGATAGCCCGTCGTGGCATTTTTACGCCGGATTCTTTTGAACCCGATCTGCTGCAAAAAATGGTGGTTTCGCAGGTGATCAGCAACGAAGCAACGGTTATCAACCTCAATAACAGCATAGCTGATTTACGCGCCTGGGCAAGTACCCATAATATCCATGACAATTACCTCATTGTAGTAAATAACGATGGCGAATTTAACGGCACCTTAAAGCTTACAGATATTTATAGTACAAACCTTGATCCGACTTCGCCATTACAGGGTATGCTTAAAAAAGAGTCCTGGGCTTCTGTTAAAAGCACCGATACGCTGCGTTATGCTATGGAAATGATGTCGAAAACTGACGTAGAGGTATTGCCGGTATTATCTGCCACTGATAACCGGGTTACCGGCATATTATCCTATCGGGACATTATTTCGGCGTTTAAAATGGAGACCGATAAAACCCAGCAGCCTTACGTGAAAATATCGCTTAAACGGCAGCGCATGAAAATGTTGGTGAAGGGGAGGAAGACCTCATCCAGCTCTCCATCCAGATAA
- a CDS encoding porin family protein, which translates to MKAIKLFATAAILFTLGIGSAKAQSSPDLEFGIKAGVNFSTLKTGLSAINDKSGKIGFNAGVFARAGQTIYFQPEINYVTFSDKYRFNSNAYEAKFRQLNVPLMVGYKFINTANLVFRVSAGPDLYYNLKKPIAPEGFKYKDFSAGGVINAGVDIGSLTFDARYSLGLSKVNKDLGQKANIFSLGVGFKFQ; encoded by the coding sequence ATGAAAGCAATTAAATTATTTGCGACAGCAGCTATCCTGTTTACTTTAGGAATAGGCTCTGCAAAAGCTCAATCGTCACCAGATCTTGAATTTGGTATCAAGGCGGGTGTTAACTTTTCTACCTTAAAAACTGGACTGAGCGCTATTAATGATAAATCTGGCAAAATAGGTTTTAACGCCGGTGTATTTGCCAGGGCCGGACAAACCATATATTTTCAGCCGGAGATAAATTATGTAACCTTCAGCGATAAATACCGTTTTAATTCAAACGCCTATGAAGCTAAATTCAGGCAATTGAATGTACCTTTAATGGTGGGATACAAGTTTATAAATACAGCCAATCTGGTTTTTAGGGTTTCTGCCGGTCCGGATTTGTACTATAATCTTAAAAAGCCAATTGCTCCGGAAGGCTTTAAATACAAAGATTTTAGTGCTGGTGGTGTGATTAACGCAGGGGTTGACATTGGCAGCTTAACTTTTGATGCCCGCTATAGCTTAGGCTTAAGTAAGGTGAATAAAGATCTGGGGCAAAAAGCCAATATCTTTAGCCTGGGAGTTGGGTTTAAATTTCAATAA
- a CDS encoding PepSY-associated TM helix domain-containing protein, protein MAQLKNIKKWFWVHRWTSLICTLFLLLLCLTGLPLIFEDEIQQWLSTDPPYAVMPKNTPTVNLDKFVSQARHRYPKDVITYIFVDDDEPQVVVNMLPSYTSDDKLTHSMQFDARTAKLLKDEPPLNSRPPNFIAIMLSLHRDLFMELPGELFVGLMGIFFVVSMISGIVLYGPFMKKLDFGTVRSGRSRRLKWLDLHNLLGIATAAWLLVVGFTGVMNELSTPLFGLWQITDVKAMLDKYKGKPVPKTEDLSSVQAAYQTAKKALPDATIVSIVYPGNVYGSPFHYLFWAKGNTPLTSQLFNPILVDAPSGKLTAVVKMPWYLRSIEISRPLHFGNYGGTPLKIIWAIFDVIAIIVLISGVYLWIVRRKFYAEYFLRLSAEENNESLITNN, encoded by the coding sequence ATGGCACAATTAAAAAATATCAAAAAGTGGTTTTGGGTTCACCGGTGGACCAGCCTCATCTGTACTCTGTTTTTGCTGCTGCTATGCCTCACTGGCTTGCCGCTCATATTTGAGGATGAGATACAGCAATGGTTAAGTACCGATCCGCCGTACGCGGTGATGCCTAAAAACACGCCTACGGTCAACCTGGATAAATTTGTAAGCCAGGCACGCCATCGCTATCCAAAAGACGTGATCACTTATATTTTTGTTGATGACGACGAGCCGCAGGTAGTGGTGAATATGCTGCCCTCCTATACTTCGGATGACAAGCTAACCCATTCCATGCAATTTGATGCCCGTACAGCCAAATTGCTCAAGGACGAACCACCACTTAACAGCCGGCCGCCAAATTTTATAGCGATAATGCTTTCCCTACACCGTGATTTGTTCATGGAACTGCCCGGCGAGCTGTTTGTCGGTTTGATGGGTATATTCTTCGTAGTATCTATGATCTCGGGTATAGTGTTGTACGGCCCGTTCATGAAAAAACTTGATTTCGGAACCGTACGATCAGGCCGTTCGCGCCGGCTTAAATGGCTCGATCTGCATAATCTGCTGGGCATTGCCACCGCTGCATGGCTGCTGGTGGTAGGTTTTACAGGTGTGATGAATGAGCTTTCCACTCCCCTTTTTGGCCTGTGGCAAATAACCGATGTTAAAGCCATGCTAGATAAATACAAAGGTAAACCTGTTCCCAAAACGGAGGATTTAAGTTCGGTACAGGCTGCATATCAAACCGCCAAAAAAGCCCTGCCCGATGCTACCATAGTGAGTATTGTTTACCCGGGTAACGTATATGGCAGCCCGTTCCATTACCTGTTTTGGGCCAAGGGTAATACGCCTTTAACATCGCAGTTATTTAACCCCATATTGGTTGATGCACCTTCGGGCAAATTAACTGCCGTTGTAAAAATGCCCTGGTATCTCCGTTCTATAGAAATATCCAGGCCACTACATTTTGGTAACTATGGGGGCACGCCTTTAAAGATCATCTGGGCCATATTTGATGTAATAGCCATTATAGTGCTCATCAGCGGTGTGTATCTGTGGATTGTGCGCCGTAAGTTCTACGCGGAATATTTCCTGCGCCTGTCGGCCGAAGAAAATAATGAATCACTCATAACCAATAATTAA
- a CDS encoding RNA polymerase sigma-70 factor — MDNKEMTVDLINENEAVFEQLFKKHFRELHAYAFSLLKDWDVAEEIVQSLFLKLWEKNEWSHIQTSIKSYLYKSVYHDSLNYIRRQKVQLKYQTSTAYAMKNDTDDAAGKLKMSELEQHLSQALSKLPEKCRAIFQLSRFQELKYQEIATQLDISIKTVETHMGKALRILRKEMKEFLPLIALMLFNMFRS; from the coding sequence ATGGATAATAAGGAGATGACGGTTGATTTGATCAATGAAAATGAAGCCGTTTTTGAGCAGCTGTTCAAAAAACATTTTAGGGAACTCCACGCGTATGCTTTCTCGTTACTGAAGGACTGGGATGTGGCGGAAGAAATTGTGCAATCGCTGTTCCTGAAACTTTGGGAAAAAAACGAATGGTCGCATATACAAACATCCATTAAATCGTACCTGTACAAATCGGTATATCATGACAGCCTGAACTATATCAGGCGACAAAAAGTTCAATTAAAATATCAAACCTCAACAGCGTATGCCATGAAGAACGATACAGATGATGCGGCAGGCAAGTTAAAAATGAGCGAACTGGAGCAGCATTTAAGCCAGGCCCTGAGTAAGCTGCCCGAAAAATGCCGGGCCATATTTCAGCTGAGCCGGTTTCAGGAATTAAAATACCAGGAAATAGCTACGCAGCTGGATATTTCCATAAAAACAGTAGAAACCCATATGGGTAAAGCGCTGCGGATATTAAGAAAAGAAATGAAAGAGTTTTTACCACTTATTGCATTAATGCTATTTAATATGTTTAGATCATGA
- a CDS encoding glucose 1-dehydrogenase, translating to MNNLTNKIAVVTGGNSGIGYAAAKELIARGATVVITGRNRDAVNKAAEELGATGIVSDQSKIDQIDQLVQAVKDQFGKVDILFLNAGIAAFSPVETATEDHYDSIMNLNVKGVYFTVQKFIPLLNDGGSIIFNASVNAVLGMPDSSIYAASKAALLSFNKVLARELASRKIRVNAISPGPVATPLHDKLGLEQEQADAFGSILSQRILLNRFGQSEEIANVVRFLASDDASFITGTEITVDGGFTVNAIVY from the coding sequence ATGAATAATTTAACAAACAAAATTGCCGTAGTTACTGGTGGTAACAGCGGTATTGGATATGCAGCCGCAAAAGAACTGATAGCACGAGGTGCAACCGTAGTGATCACCGGCCGTAACCGCGATGCTGTAAACAAAGCAGCCGAAGAACTGGGCGCTACAGGTATCGTATCAGACCAAAGTAAAATAGACCAGATTGATCAACTGGTTCAAGCCGTTAAAGACCAATTTGGCAAGGTTGATATCCTGTTCCTCAACGCCGGTATAGCCGCATTTAGCCCGGTAGAAACCGCCACTGAAGATCATTATGACAGCATCATGAATCTGAATGTAAAAGGTGTTTATTTTACCGTTCAAAAGTTTATTCCGCTGCTGAATGATGGTGGCTCAATTATATTCAATGCTTCTGTGAACGCCGTTTTAGGTATGCCTGATAGCAGTATTTATGCCGCCAGCAAGGCAGCATTGTTATCTTTTAACAAAGTACTGGCACGCGAACTGGCTTCGCGTAAGATCAGGGTTAATGCTATTTCTCCTGGCCCGGTTGCAACTCCTCTTCATGATAAACTTGGTTTAGAACAGGAGCAGGCTGATGCCTTTGGTTCCATTTTGAGCCAACGGATATTATTGAACCGTTTTGGTCAATCAGAAGAAATTGCCAATGTTGTACGGTTCCTGGCTTCTGATGATGCTTCATTCATTACCGGTACCGAAATTACCGTGGATGGAGGTTTCACTGTGAACGCTATTGTGTATTAA
- a CDS encoding FecR domain-containing protein codes for MKQDMSEDILIKYILGEASTGEREEIETWRRDSDANAKKFEEVKIILETSKRLAQVSPLGEAEAWEKFKEKRATGRQEPAKVVPLNRNTGWLRIAAAAVLVIGGGWIGYSLYQQNAATQVVNIQANNQVRVDTLPDGSVVHLNKNSGISYVGTFKSKREITLTGEAFFDVKHDEAAPFTVHVNDVTVRDVGTAFNVKSKQRNTQIIVESGIVQVSRSSNAVRLTRNQMVSINPGDKQWKVEESTDNLYGYYKNPVFNAVNVPLWRLVDVLNQSYGANIKIENAVMRNIPITIPIKWADPLSNAVNAIKGTTPAMNIVGTGNNIIIK; via the coding sequence ATGAAACAGGATATGAGCGAAGATATACTGATCAAATATATTTTGGGGGAAGCTAGCACCGGCGAAAGGGAGGAAATTGAGACCTGGAGAAGGGACAGCGACGCTAACGCCAAAAAATTTGAGGAGGTAAAAATTATCCTGGAAACCAGCAAGCGACTAGCTCAGGTTAGTCCGCTGGGTGAGGCCGAGGCCTGGGAAAAATTTAAGGAGAAAAGGGCAACCGGCAGACAAGAGCCCGCCAAAGTAGTTCCGTTAAACAGGAATACGGGTTGGCTGCGTATAGCTGCAGCAGCAGTGTTGGTAATAGGCGGAGGATGGATAGGCTACTCTTTATACCAGCAAAATGCCGCTACCCAGGTAGTGAACATCCAGGCCAATAACCAGGTACGGGTTGATACGCTGCCCGATGGTTCAGTGGTGCATCTGAACAAAAATTCGGGTATAAGCTACGTAGGTACTTTTAAATCAAAACGGGAGATCACACTTACCGGAGAGGCATTTTTTGATGTGAAGCATGATGAGGCAGCCCCCTTTACCGTACATGTGAATGATGTAACCGTTAGAGATGTAGGCACGGCTTTCAACGTAAAAAGTAAACAGCGCAACACCCAGATCATTGTAGAAAGTGGGATTGTACAAGTAAGCCGGAGCAGCAACGCCGTGAGGCTAACCCGTAACCAGATGGTAAGCATTAACCCCGGGGACAAACAATGGAAGGTTGAAGAGAGCACCGACAATCTGTACGGCTACTATAAAAACCCTGTATTTAACGCCGTAAATGTGCCGCTTTGGCGACTCGTTGATGTATTGAATCAGTCTTACGGCGCCAATATCAAAATTGAAAATGCCGTCATGCGTAATATCCCTATCACTATCCCTATTAAATGGGCCGATCCGCTGAGCAACGCAGTGAACGCCATAAAAGGTACAACCCCTGCCATGAATATCGTTGGCACCGGAAATAACATCATCATTAAATAA
- a CDS encoding RNA polymerase sigma factor: protein MSNQQEEIFLTVIEQNKGIIYKIANSFKKDENDKKDLVQEIIFQLWRAFPSFDDRSKLSTWMYRVALNVGISSYRKEKKKNDVIVPLSETMIDFSDEAETSPETDLSLLQQFINELKELDRALMLLYLEEKSGKEIAEILGLSEANVRTKTNRIKEQLKQKFSKINA, encoded by the coding sequence ATGAGTAATCAACAAGAGGAAATATTTTTAACCGTAATTGAACAAAACAAGGGGATCATTTACAAGATCGCCAATTCGTTCAAGAAGGATGAAAATGATAAAAAGGATCTGGTGCAGGAGATCATCTTCCAGCTTTGGCGAGCCTTCCCCAGTTTTGATGACCGCAGCAAACTGTCTACCTGGATGTACCGTGTTGCGCTCAATGTGGGTATCAGCTCTTACCGGAAGGAGAAAAAGAAAAATGACGTGATCGTTCCGCTGTCCGAAACGATGATAGATTTTAGTGATGAAGCAGAGACATCGCCCGAAACAGATCTTAGCCTCCTCCAGCAGTTTATTAATGAATTGAAGGAGCTGGACAGGGCTCTGATGCTGCTTTATCTGGAAGAAAAAAGCGGCAAGGAAATAGCCGAAATACTGGGCTTGTCTGAAGCGAACGTACGCACCAAAACCAACCGCATTAAAGAACAATTAAAACAAAAATTTTCAAAAATTAACGCTTAA
- a CDS encoding TetR/AcrR family transcriptional regulator, whose product MARKKDFDEDELLGKAAELFWRKGYNGTSAQDLVDCLNINRSSLYNTYTDKRTLFKKSLSLYQTQQTGAMLSMLAKATDPEATIKQIFDGLIKESVEDQLLKGCFMVNTAVELAGQDKEIGDMVNNNNLSVEDALTQLIAKGQEQGQFGIQKSARTLARFVFANITGIKVAARTGADEQTLRDIAEVATSSLK is encoded by the coding sequence ATGGCACGTAAAAAAGATTTTGATGAAGATGAATTGCTGGGGAAGGCAGCGGAGCTTTTTTGGAGAAAGGGATACAACGGCACATCGGCGCAGGATTTGGTGGACTGTTTGAACATCAACCGGTCGAGTTTGTACAATACCTATACCGATAAAAGAACGCTGTTTAAAAAATCGTTGTCGCTATACCAAACCCAGCAAACCGGGGCTATGCTCAGCATGCTGGCCAAAGCCACAGACCCCGAAGCCACGATAAAGCAAATTTTTGATGGGCTGATCAAAGAGAGTGTAGAAGATCAGTTGTTGAAAGGCTGTTTCATGGTAAACACCGCCGTTGAACTGGCTGGGCAGGATAAAGAGATAGGCGATATGGTAAATAACAATAACCTGAGCGTGGAAGATGCGCTAACCCAACTGATAGCAAAGGGGCAGGAGCAGGGGCAATTCGGCATACAAAAAAGCGCCCGTACATTGGCCCGGTTTGTTTTTGCCAATATCACAGGTATCAAGGTAGCTGCCCGGACTGGCGCCGATGAACAAACACTCCGTGATATTGCCGAGGTGGCTACCTCATCTTTAAAATAA